Proteins encoded within one genomic window of Pedobacter africanus:
- the atpG gene encoding ATP synthase F1 subunit gamma — MANLKEVRIRIASVQSTQQITKAMKMVSAAKLKRATNAIIQLRPYATKLKEILGNLSASLEASSSPFIQEREPNKVLIVVVSSNRGLAGAFNMNVIKAANNLIAEKYSEQLKNGNVSIVSIGKKSQDFYEKRNYNVIGNNNEVFSALTFENVTKITDAIMDGFVKGEFDRVEVVYNRFKNAAVQILTTEQLLPLPKAEEAADVKTSNVDYILEPSQEEIVAQLIPKSVKIQLYKAVLDSHASEHGARMTSMDKATENAGDLLKALKLSYNQARQAAITTELTEIVSGAAALNG, encoded by the coding sequence ATGGCTAATTTAAAAGAAGTAAGAATTCGTATAGCATCGGTCCAATCTACGCAGCAGATTACCAAAGCCATGAAAATGGTTTCGGCGGCTAAGTTGAAACGTGCGACAAATGCTATTATACAATTACGTCCTTATGCAACCAAGCTTAAAGAAATCTTAGGAAATCTTTCTGCAAGTCTTGAGGCATCATCTTCACCTTTTATACAGGAGCGTGAGCCAAACAAGGTGCTAATTGTAGTGGTTTCTTCTAATCGTGGTCTTGCCGGTGCGTTCAATATGAACGTAATTAAAGCTGCGAACAATTTAATTGCTGAAAAATATAGCGAACAGCTGAAAAATGGCAATGTAAGTATTGTATCAATCGGTAAGAAATCTCAGGATTTTTATGAGAAACGTAACTACAATGTAATTGGAAACAATAACGAGGTATTTTCAGCACTTACTTTTGAGAATGTAACCAAAATCACAGATGCCATCATGGATGGCTTTGTCAAGGGAGAATTTGACAGGGTTGAGGTGGTTTACAACAGATTTAAAAATGCCGCTGTGCAAATTTTAACAACTGAACAACTGCTGCCATTGCCTAAAGCAGAGGAAGCCGCAGATGTTAAAACCTCAAATGTAGATTATATCCTTGAACCTTCTCAGGAAGAAATTGTAGCACAACTGATCCCTAAATCTGTTAAGATCCAGTTGTACAAAGCTGTTCTTGATTCGCATGCATCTGAACATGGAGCACGTATGACCTCAATGGATAAAGCCACTGAAAATGCCGGTGATTTGCTTAAGGCCTTAAAGCTTTCGTACAACCAGGCACGTCAGGCTGCTATTACTACCGAGCTTACTGAGATTGTAAGCGGTGCAGCAGCATTGAATGGGTAA